A window of the Fusarium poae strain DAOMC 252244 chromosome 3, whole genome shotgun sequence genome harbors these coding sequences:
- a CDS encoding hypothetical protein (BUSCO:29909at5125), with the protein MPVGTVLVTGGTGYIGSFTSLTLLEHGYDVVIVDSLYNSSEVALDRIELICGRRPAFYKLDITDEKAIDEVFAKHPAIDSAVGESGEIPLEYYRVNVGGSISLLRSMERNNVNNIVFSSSATVYGDATRFPNMIPIPEHCPIGPTNTYGRTKSMIEDVISDFVNAQRTNLEKAGKEFKQWNGALLRYFNPCGAHPTGIMGEDPQGIPFNLLPLLGQVATGEREKLLVFGDDYASRDGTAIRDYIHVVDLARGHLMALNYLRENQPGVKAWNLGSGRGSTVFEIIKAFSKVVGRDLAYEVRPRRQGDVLDLTANPTLANKELNWKTELTMEEACNDLWRWVENNPKGYRQDPPAELLEAIKSSKA; encoded by the exons ATGCCTGTTGGAACCGTTCTCGTTACCGG TGGTACCGGCTACATTGGCTCTTTCACCTCGCTCACTCTCCTTGAGCACGGTTACGATGTCGTTATTGTCGATTCCCTCTACAACTCCTCAGAGGTCGCCCTCGACCGCATTGAGCTGATTTGCGGTCGCCGTCCCGCCTTTTACAAGCTCGATATCACAGACGAGAAGGCTATCGATGAGGTCTTTGCCAAGCACCCTGCCATTGACAGC GCTGTCGGCGAGTCTGGCGAAATCCCTCTCGAGTACTACCGTGTCAATGTCGGTGGCAGCATCTCTCTCCTCCGTTCCATGGAGCGCAACAACGTCAACAACAttgttttctcttcctctgcTACCGTTTACGGCGATGCTACGCGATTCCCCAACATGATTCCCATCCCCGAGCACTGCCCTATTGGACCTACCAACACCTACGGTCGCACCAAGTCTATGATCGAGGACGTTATCAGCGATTTTGTCAATGCTCAGCGCACCAACTTGGAAAAAGCTGGCAAGGAGTTTAAGCAATGGAACGGTGCTCTTCTGCGATACTTTAACCCTTGTGGTGCTCACCCCACTGGCATCATGGGTGAGGACCCTCAGGGTATTCCTTTCAACCTTTTGCCCCTCCTTGGACAGGTCGCTACAGGCGAGCGTGAGAAGCTCCTTGTTTTCGGTGACG ACTACGCCTCTCGCGACGGCACTGCCATCCGAGACTACATCCACGttgtcgaccttgcccgcgGTCACTTGATGGCCCTCAACTACCTGCGCGAGAACCAACCCGGTGTCAAGGCATGGAACCTGGGTTCCGGACGTGGCAGCACTGTCTTTGAGATTATCAAGGCCTTCAGCAAGGTCGTCGGTCGCGATCTTGCCTACGAGGTCCGTCCCCGACGACAAGGAGACGTTCTCGATCTTACTGCCAACCCTACCCTCGCCAACAAGGAGCTCAACTGGAAGACCGAGCTCACCATGGAGGAGGCCTGCAATGACCTCTGGCGATGGGTTGAGAACAACCCCAAGGGTTACCGCCAAGATCCCCCTGCCGAGCTTCTGGAGGCTATCAAGTCTTCCAAggcttaa
- a CDS encoding hypothetical protein (BUSCO:776at5125), with the protein MLHFIELTIYTVDEQRNMQKWGAAAVIHSLHGRAVEVHSLQPPLSLLSQVRSSVTPLAITKNKRDGKAGQEHKILSLQPSLHHLSQQWGFSLPPNAPAPLSRPAHPTSFRTHGDDDVAEGLLQRRSAEVAQLRPKSGLSRAFSSSNLKKGKHWDTKEILNVLNSWVDSSGSPGVAEALIAKLAAAGVDLSGMQTQKQGILNRRKSVENGLDRTRLLKSAIERDQHDMVHVLIPHADPLTLDICLPAAVRTRNPRIVETLLRYGASAAATAEGQDEFRKACAAPALSEIASLILRSDGRPSEICVSQALTDASRAQCFDTVLHLSRSTADCNYNNAEALKIAINNERRDIAMAIATGNKPPQNPGLAEAFQQLMDNTNMNPKSKLDFAELLLCCGAQGPILERSLEMACDSQFFEMADLLARYGASVEHNDASALKAAISKGQVNLVSSLLNGSSKIDPALASSCVPLIPQQADPGMRQALLYSLLKRGANGPVLNDCLMHAVKAGDVQSVELLLNPHFREPPSEQPNGHGKPRISNRHAVASPDHHEGEALRYAISAGNADLAAKILAARPSNETLTAIFPLVKSLPSSERYRMVELFLRGAMTGPALHVALQDAISEDPSQRDDALINLLLKYGADINYDEGVGLHSIINQMDLGLFNTLMQNASPQTAAARLADVMKIENRQVRNEMLSILFKARASVGVQQVAEALLTTLEERPVDMPLLRLILQQGKADINGCKGNILQRATQNPDHKVLELVLSLGKHNHDTISICLDSLGTLSPTEGKALKLGVIMNMSPRKLNLDSLLVQEVQALVQDETGQASFAMLNKLLDSCADPNTHKARALCCAVAAARETVVDALMGCQRRPTETSLAAALPHALKIPEPMNRLTFTKTIVEAGAPSREVNRALIHAINNFNSDIALIGILATFADASDGEALALAVSKEAPETLDLLLSRVKHSSESRDSCLEKAMKITDWTCRLQICKRLAKAGVTPQAASNALLVAARDGDLELGDVLIAYGASISTNGGQAIIEACRGGSVEVLDVLLKSNTDTEKSTLERGFQAATEVGDLNKRAMIFQRLLKRGVSGDVVDIQLVSAAKSGEDGHEVLRVLLAAGADPNFSNGEAVVAATKSAFVDGLELLLGLWHKGGNQKKPSPPTLIRALKACWKLNPDTRLDIIKDLFKAGIPIADEVHIALSKAVSEDEPDERLIKVLLDSGASPLANDCCALTRAVQGAKVSSVELILTCEFPEDAILAAFASGFSDVLFTTWFSASGLAIAKMLLTKGAKGECVSRALVQAMKDSTDETESLADAFVELFVSFGVDVDFEDGQPLVWAASKGNAFWTGRLLTCKPSPRTLTLAFERVFDTARSPDEVLKLFELFSGYRDGEVGLDVMTRSAGSDPILVRAISQYPRSTELLQVLLDAGFYHDQTTTYRLHESVDDPEEVTVLLWAIAQPQKKVSSALIKMLIERGANVNFETAISRSTPLMIAIQTRRPDIVKELLIEGANVDITDAMGRTPLAMATDIGGDLSTRMMVNLLAIDKSKDDGSLHNAARELNLAAVNVLVENGHHPDFPSPLHDGRSALGEVCLRGAGSCSGTLTADGEKLMQKIMASLVYAGSDISLHSHGKSALLLCFESSDPIATTRSFLKVAMWKEINRPFNHYSDGEFTYSPTMYVKKVMPESDTRDQLLALLRANRAVDVYYANSGDQPDDAIGLPSDMAVQERERKARLRRLALETEDHAIAIARAKEVASVESEIWNKKAEIEDARRRRLYNEDINAARQKADLEESLFNASLKRRLSEQHKLTQSSLERTKLIAAAELTAEETRQQKMLEWESTMNSERASNAQALSSLRISEREELDRIERGADDRIKRRLEAQKKLVETQERLAKRIGNVPGGPDARRQIGYVEEVN; encoded by the exons ATGTTGCACTTTATAGAGCTGACGATTTACACGGTAGATGAACAACGTAACATGCAAAAGTGGGGTGCTGCGGCTGTGATTCATTCACTGCACGGGCGGGCAGTGGAGGTTCACAGCCTCCAACCACCCCTGTCACTTCTTTCCCAGGTCAGGTCTTCTGTAACACCACTGGCTATCACCAAGAACAAAAGGGACGGCAAGGCCGGCCAGGAACACAAGATTCTGAGCCTACAGCCTTCTTTGCATCAT TTATCGCAGCAATGGGGTTTCTCTCTCCCCCCAAACGCCCCAGCACCTCTTAGCAGACCAGCTCATCCAACATCCTTCCGAACACATGGCGATGACGACGTCGCTGAAGGCCTCTTGCAAAGGCGATCCGCCGAAGTGGCTCAATTGCGACCTAAGAGTGGCCTCTCACGAGCTTTCTCATCCAGCAATCTCAAAAAGGGCAAGCACTGGGATACAAAAGAGATATTGAATGTCTTGAATTCTTGGGTCGATAGTTCAGGCTCACCTGGCGTTGCTGAGGCTCTGATTgcaaaattggccgctgcaGGCGTTGATCTGAGTGGCATGCAAACACAAAAGCAGGGCATACTAAATAGACGGAAAAGCGTTGAAAACGGCCTCGATCGGACTCGTCTGCTGAAATCCGCCATTGAACGAGACCAGCATGACATGGTCCACGTTCTAATACCACATGCCGACCCATTGACTCTCGATATTTGCCTTCCAGCGGCAGTAAGAACACGAAACCCACGAATTGTCGAGACTTTGCTGAGGTACGGAGCAAGTGCGGCAGCAACCGCTGAAGGACAGGACGAATTCCGCAAAGCTTGTGCCGCCCCGGCCTTGTCAGAGATCGCCTCACTCATTCTTAGATCCGACGGACGACCGTCGGAAATTTGCGTATCACAAGCGCTAACAGACGCCTCGAGAGCACAATGTTTCGATACTGTCTTACATCTGAGTCGCTCCACAGCAGACTGCAACTACAACAATGCCGAGGCGCTCAAAATTGCTATTAACAATGAGCGAAGAGACATTGCAATGGCCATTGCTACAGGAAACAAGCCACCCCAGAATCCTGGCCTCGCCGAGGCTTTCCAGCAGCTCATGGATAACACGAATATGAACCCAAAGTCAAAACTCGACTTTGCCGAGCTATTGCTTTGCTGTGGTGCCCAAGGACCAATACTAGAGCGATCTCTCGAGATGGCTTGTGACTCTCAATTCTTTGAGATGGCAGACCTTTTGGCTCGCTATGGTGCCTCTGTAGAACACAATGATGCTTCTGCTTTGAAGGCTGCTATATCAAAAGGCCAGGTCAACCTGGTGAGCTCTCTCCTCAACGGATCTTCCAAAATTGATCCTGCACTGGCATCAAGCTGCGTCCCTCTCATCCCTCAACAAGCAGACCCGGGGATGCGACAGGCATTGCTTTATTCATTACTGAAGAGAGGGGCCAATGGGCCTGTTCTAAACGATTGTCTCATGCATGCCGTCAAAGCGGGTGATGTTCAGTCAGTTGAGCTTCTACTTAATCCTCACTTTCGCGAACCACCGAGCGAACAACCGAATGGCCATGGAAAGCCGCGCATTAGTAACCGCCATGCTGTGGCATCACCTGATCACCATGAGGGAGAAGCCTTGCGCTATGCAATTTCGGCAGGAAACGCAGACCTGGCTGCCAAAATTCTTGCCGCGAGGCCCTCGAACGAGACACTTACCGCAATATTCCCTTTAGTCAAAAGCCTTCCCAGTTCAGAACGGTATCGTATGGTTGAGCTGTTCCTAAGGGGAGCAATGACTGGTCCCGCTTTGCATGTCGCTTTGCAAGACGCAATCAGCGAGGATCCCTCTCAGAGAGACGATGcgcttattaatcttttactCAAGTACGGCGCGGACATCAACTATGACGAAGGCGTTGGGCTTCACAGCATTATCAATCAGATGGACCTTGGGCTATTCAATACCTTGATGCAGAATGCATCACCTCAAACAGCAGCGGCGCGTCTCGCAGATGTCATGAAGATTGAGAATCGTCAAGTGCGAAACGAGATGTTGTCAATACTATTCAAAGCGCGCGCAAGTGTTGGAGTGCAGCAGGTGGCAGAAGCATTACTTACGACTCTCGAAGAAAGGCCTGTAGATATGCCTCTGCTCCGCCTTATTCTGCAACAGGGAAAGGCAGACATAAACGGCTGCAAAGGAAATATTCTACAAAGGGCGACACAGAATCCGGACCACAAGGTCCTGGAATTGGTCCTCAGTCTAGGTAAACACAACCACGACACGATATCTATTTGTCTTGATAGTTTGGGTACCCTTTCGCCAACCGAGGGCAAGGCATTGAAGCTTGGTGTGATTATGAACATGTCACCCAGGAAGCTCAACCTGGACAGTCTCTTGGTGCAGGAAGTCCAAGCTCTCGTTCAGGATGAAACAGGCCAAGCCTCTTTTGCAATGCTGAACAAGCTTCTGGACTCTTGTGCGGATCCGAATACTCACAAAGCGAGAGCACTGTGTTGTGCGGTTGCTGCAGCCCGGGAGACAGTAGTCGATGCCCTGATGGGTTGTCAAAGGCGACCAACGGAGACGTCCCTGGCTGCTGCACTTCCTCATGCTTTGAAAATCCCGGAACCTATGAATCGGTTGACTTTTACGAAGACCATAGTGGAAGCTGGAGCCCCATCTCGGGAAGTCAACAGAGCTTTGATTCATGCCATCAACAACTTCAATTCAGATATTGCTCTCATTGGTATTCTGGCCACTTTTGCAGATGCCTCTGATGGGGAGGCTCTCGCACTGGCTGTTTCCAAAGAGGCCCCTGAAActctcgatcttcttctttcacgTGTCAAGCATTCTTCCGAGAGCAGAGATTCTTGCCTGGAGAAAGCAATGAAGATCACTGACTGGACATGCAGACTTCAGATCTGTAAAAGATTGGCAAAGGCGGGAGTTACACCCCAAGCCGCCTCAAACGCTCTTCTTGTTGCAGCGCGAGATGGAGACCTGGAACTTGGGGACGTACTGATTGCTTATGGAGCCAGTATATCAACCAACGGAGGCCAGGCTATCATAGAGGCATGTCGGGGAGGCTCTGtcgaggttcttgatgtGCTCCTCAAGTCCAATACTGATACCGAAAAGTCGACTCTGGAGCgaggtttccaggctgctaCAGAAGTTGGGGATTTGAACAAGAGAGCAATGATATTCCAGCGTCTGTTGAAGAGAGGCGTCTCTGGAGATGTTGTGGACATTCAGCTTGTTTCGGCTGCCAAGTCCGGCGAGGACGGACATGAAGTTCTGCGTGTGCTTTTGGCGGCGGGCGCAGATCCCAACTTTAGCAACGGCGAGGCGGTCGTCGCGGCCACTAAAAGCGCATTCGTCGATGGCCTTGAGTTGCTTCTAGGCTTGTGGCACAAAGGCGGCAATCAG AAAAAGCCATCCCCTCCGACTTTGATACGGGCTCTGAAGGCCTGCTGGAAGTTGAACCCAGACACTAGACTAGACATCATCAAGGACCTGTTCAAGGCAGGCATACCGATTGCGGATGAAGTCCACATAGCTTTGAGCAAAGCTGTTAGTGAGGATGAGCCGGATGAGCGACTTATCAAGGTCTTGCTTGATTCTGGAGCATCGCCTCTTGCTAATGATTGCTGTGCGCTGACTCGAGCTGTGCAAGGTGCAAAGGTGTCATCTGTTGAATTGATATTGACTTGTGAATTCCCAGAAGACGCTATACTCGCCGCCTTTGCCAGTGGATTTTCGGACGTTTTATTTACCACATGGTTCTCTGCAAGTGGTCTTGCTATTGCGAAAATGCTTCTCACCAAGGGTGCTAAAGGAGAGTGTGTAAGCCGTGCCCTTGTGCAGGCCATGAAGGACAGCACGGATGAAACGGAATCTTTGGCTGATGCGTTCGTCGAACTTTTCGTCTCGTTCGGCGTCGATGTCGATTTCGAAGACGGGCAGCCTCTTGTGTGGGCAGCTTCAAAGGGTAATGCTTTTTGGACAGGGAGACTTCTTACCTGCAAACCGTCACCGAGGACTCTCACGCTTGCTTTTGAACGCGTCTTTGACACCGCACGATCACCTGACGAGGTATTGAAGCTATTTGAACTGTTTTCGGGATACAGGGATGGAGAAGTTGGACTCGATGTCATGACACGGAGCGCAGGATCAGACCCCATTCTTGTCAGGGCGATTTCTCAGTATCCACGATCGACAGAGCTATTGCAGGTACTGCTGGATGCTGGCTTCTATCACGACCAGACTACAACATACCGCCTTCACGAAAGTGTGGACGATCCCGAAGAAGTAACGGTTCTGCTTTGGGCAATTGCTCAGCCCCAAAAGAAGGTCAGCTCGGCATTGATCAAGATGTTGATTGAACGTGGTGCCAACGTCAATTTTGAGACGGCGATCAGCCGATCTACACCACTTATGATAGCCATTCAAACTCGTCGACCCGACATCGTCAAAGAACTTCTGATAGAAGGTGCTAATGTCGACATCACCGATGCTATGGGCCGAACGCCTCTAGCGATGGCAACTGACATCGGAGGTGATCTTTCGACTCGCATGATGGTCAACTTGCTTGCCATTGACAAGTCGAAGGACGATGGATCCCTACACAACGCTGCGAGAGAACTCAACTTGGCAGCTGTAAATGTTCTTGTGGAAAATGGACACCATCCCGACTTTCCCAGTCCACTACACGATGGAAGATCAGCTCTGGGCGAAGTCTGTCTCCGCGGCGCAGGCTCCTGTTCAGGAACGCTCACTGCGGATGGAGAGAAGCTGATGCAGAAAATCATGGCCTCTTTGGTTTATGCCGGGTCAGATATTAGCCTGCATTCGCACGGGAAATCCGCACTGCTGCTCTGTTTTGAATCCAGTGACCCTATTGCGACGACCCGAAGCTTCTTAAAGGTGGCTATGTGGAAGGAGATCAACAGACCATTCAACCACTACTCTGATGGCGAATTTACTTATTCTCCGACTATGTACGTCAAGAAAGTGATGCCCGAGTCGGACACTCGGGACCAGCTTCTTGCCCTACTTCGGGCGAACCGGGCAGTGGATGTATACTACGCCAACTCTGGCGACCAACCTGACGATGCAATCGGCTTACCTAGTGATATGGCCGTCCAGGAACGCGAACGGAAAGCCAGATTACGACGTCTGGCCCTTGAGACAGAAGACCACGCGATCGCAATCGCTCGGGCAAAGGAAGTTGCGAGCGTGGAAAGTGAGATATGGAATAAAAAGGCCGAGATTGAGGATGCCCGTCGCCGCCGATTGTACAATGAGGACATCAACGCGGCGCGACAAAAAGCCGATCTAGAGGAGTCGCTCTTCAACGCCTCATTAAAGAGACGCCTTTCAGAGCAGCACAAGCTGACACAGTCAAGCCTGGAGCGCACAAAGTTGATCGCTGCGGCTGAGCTCACAGCTGAAGAAACGCGACAGCAGAAGATGCTTGAATGGGAGTCTACCATGAACTCGGAGAGGGCAAGCAATGCCCAGGCGCTCAGCAGTTTGCGTATTAGTGAACGAGAGGAACTAGATCGAATTGAGAGAGGTGCAGACGACAGGATCAAGAGGAGACTGGAAGCACAGAAGAAACTGGTCGAAACTCAAGAGAGGCTGGCAAAACGGATCGGAAATGTTCCCGGAGGACCTGATGCCAGGAGGCAGATTGGATATGTGGAGGAGGTTAACTAA